GCCTTGCACTCTTCGGTCATCTTGGCTTCAGCCTTGCCCTTGCCGATGGAGGTCACTTTCTCGGCCGGCACACCAGCGTTCACGAAGTAAGCCTTGACAGCGTCAGCGCGGTTTTGCGACAGCGCGTTGTTCAGCTTGTCGGAACCCATGAAGTCGGTGTAACCGTCAACTTCAACACCGTTCAGGTAGCCCTTGCCGGCGTGAGCCTTCAGCTTGGCAACCAGCGGATCCAGTTCGTTCTTGGCGTCAGCGCGCAGAACGGACTTGTTGAAGTCGAACAGAACCTTGGCGGACAGGGTCACTTTTTCCTTCACGGAAACCAGGGCCGGCTTCGGAGCTTCGGCAACCGGCTTGGCGGCTTCGCGGTCGCCACACTCAACCAGGCCGTCCTTGGCCTTGTCGAAGTAGGTGGTCTTCCAGCATTCGCCGTAGCTGTTGCGGGTCACTGCGTCAGTGGATTGGTCAACGGCATAACCCGGTTTGGCAGCAAAAGCGCTAGCAGAAACCAACAGGGCGGCAACCAGTGCGCTCAGTTTCAGCTGTTTAGTCATGTTATTCCCTCTTTAATCTATAAAATGGGTAGCAATGCGGGCTGACGCAAAGACCACGCGAACTAAGTTGACTGCAAACATCAGGGATGGCTACATGCTGTGTTGATGCAGTTAACCCGCACTATAGGAATGCTGCAACACCATGTCAACACAGCGTCGGGCGCTTTGTCGCGTTAGCGTTGCATAAATACATCACATTTTTCTGATTATACCAGAAGCTGTATCTCTGATGCGACACATTACGGTCTTGTGACGCGCCGGCGAAACAGTGGCAGCGGCTGCCTGTACGTAACCTGATAGCTTTCACTAAAAGTATTGTAATAATCGCCATCATTCAGCGATTTGCCGTCCTTGACTAGGAAGGCATCGAAACCGACCTGCCACAAGGGCCGGATCAGATCCGCCCAGACATCCCCCACCGCCCGCAGCTCGCCGGCGTAATCATAGCGCTCGCGCAACAGCCTGGCGAGGCTATAGCCCCGCCCATCGGTGAAGGCGGGAAAGTCGACCGCGATCAAGGCCAGCTCGGCCAGGTAAGGCTGCAGCTTCGCCGGATCGTCGTCAGGCGACAGGCAGACGCCGACGCCGCCCGCGCGGGCGCGCCAACCATCCGCATCGGCCAGCCAGCTCGCCAGCGGCACGATCACGTCCTCGGAGGGGTCCGCCGCCGGCAGCGCGCCGCTCTCATCCGGGCGCAACAGCCTCCAGGCATCGGCCTGCAAGCGGCCATCCTTAATGAACTGGGGCATACACCCTCTCCTTGAACGGTTCCGCGCCGATGCGGCGCAGGGTTTCGATGAAGCGCTCGCCATCCAGCCGCCGCTCGATGTAGACCTGCATGATCTTGGAGAAGGCCACCGGCACGTCGGCTTGAGCGAAGGACGGGCCTATCACCTTGCCGATCGTGGTGTCGCTGCCCTGGCTGCCGCCCAGCGTGATCTGGTACCACTCCTCGCCGTTCTTGTCGACGCCCAGGATGCCGATGTTGCCGATATGATGATGGCCGCAGGCGTTCATGCAGCCGGAGAAGTTACAGGCGATGTCGCCCAGGTCGTACAGGTAGTCCAGATCGTCGAAGGTCTGCTGGATCGCGTTGGCCACCGGGATGGAGCGGGCGTTGGCCAGCGAGCAGAAGTCGCCGCCGGGGCAGCTGATGATGTCGGTCAGTAGACCGATGTTCGGGGTGGCCATACGCTGCGATCGGGCTGCCTGCCACAAGGCGTACAGATCCTTCTGCGCCACATCCGGCAGCACCAGGTTCTGCTCATGTGCGACGCGCAGCTCGCCGAAGCCGAAGCGGTCGGCCCAGTCGGCCGCGGCTTCCATCTGCTCAGACGTGATGTCACCCGGCGGGGCGCCGCTCTCCTTCAGCGACAGCACCACGGAACGGTAGCCTGGCCGGCGGTGGGCGCGGGTATTGCGCTCGAACCAGCGGGCGAAGGCCTTGTCCTCGGCCAGCGGGCCAGTCAGCTCCGCCGGATCGTCGGCCAGCGCCGGGTAGTCCGGGTCGGCGAAGAAGCTGGCGTAATGGGCGACATCCTCGTCGCGCAGCGTGGCAGGGCCATCCTTCAGATGGCTCCACTCATCCTCCACCTTGGCGGCGAAACCGTCGCGCGTCATCGCCTTGACCAGGATCTTGATCCGGGCCTTGTATTTGTTGTCGCGGCGGCCGAAGCGGTTGTAGACGCGCAGCACCGCGTCCAGATAGGTCAGCAGGTGCTGGCGCGGCAGGAACTCGCGTATCACCTCGCCCACCATTGGGGTGCGGCCCAGCCCGCCGCCGACGATCACCTTGAATCCCGCCTCGCCGGTCTCGTTGCGGCTGACGTGCAGGCCGATGTCGTGGACCATGGTGGCCGCCCGATCCTCGATGCTGCCGGATACCGCGATCTTGAACTTGCGCGGCAGGAAGCTGAATTCAGGGTGCATGGTGCTCCACTGCCGAATGATCTCGCAGTAGGGACGCGGGTCGAACAGCTGGTCGGCGGCGACGCCGGCGAAGGCGTCGGTGGTGGTGTTGCGCACGCAGTTGCCGGAGGTCTGAATCGCATGCATCTCCACCGTGGACAGCTCTTCCAGAATATCCGGCACCTTGTCCAGTTCCGGCCAGTTGAACTGGATGTTCTGCCGGGTGGTGAAGTGGCCATAGCCCTTGTCGTAGCGGCGGGCGATGTCGGCCAGCTTTCTCAGCTGCTCGCTGCGCAAGTGGCCATAGGGAATCGCCACCCGCAGCATCGGCGCGTGGCGCTGGATATACAGGCCGTTCATCAAGCGCAGCGGCCGGAACTCGTCCTCGGACAGCTCGCCGGCCAGAAAGCGGCGCGTCTGGTCGCGAAACTGGACCACGCGCTCGCGCACCAGCCGATGGTCTACTTCATCGTATCGATACATGTTTGGATTCCAACGGGGATGCCCGCATCGGCGGGCCGGCGTTTCAGACGGGGCGCTGCAGCGGACTGGACTTCGCGTGCAGCCCGCACTCCTTGGTTTCCGGGTTTTCCCACCACCAGCGGCCGGCGCGCACGTCTTCGCCCACGCTGATGGCGCGGGTACAGGGCGCGCAGCCTATCGACGGATAGTGCCGATCGTGCAGCGCGTTGTACGGCACCTGGTTTTCCTTCAGGTACTGCCACACTTCGGCTTCCGTCCATTCCAGCAGCGGGCTGAATTTCACGAGCCCGTTGTCGGCGTCGTACTCCCTGTCGGCCAGGTCCTGGCGCGTCGGCGACTGCTGGCGGCGCAGGCCGGTGATCCAGGCCGATCGGCCGGCCAGCGCGCGCTTCAGCGGCTCCAGCTTGCGAACCGCGCAACAGGACTTGCGCAACTCGACGCTCCGATAGAAGCCGTTGATGCCGTGGAAGTTGACGTACTGCTCGGTGGCGGCGGTGTCGGGGAAGTACATCCTGACCGGATGGCCTGGATAACGCTCGGCGACTTGCTGCATCAACTCATAGGTTTCGGCCGGCAGGCGGCCGGTGTCCAGGCTGAAGCTTTCCAGCGGCAGGCCGAGACGGGCGATCAGGTCGGTCAGCACCATGTCTTCGGCGCCGTAGCTGTTGGCCAGCACCGCGTCGGGATGTTCGGCGGCGATGGTTTGCAGCAGGGCCGTGGTGGCGGCGAGTTTGGACTCCAGGCTCATCAAGCACTCCGGGGATGGTTCGAGCGTATCCTAACCAAAGCGCTTATAAACCTAAAAGAATATTGTGTTAGTATTTAATGACTACAGGTTGTATAGAGGACAGACTGCCAAGATGAAGCTACAACAACTCCGCTACCTGGTCGAGGTGGCCAAGCAGGGCCTCAACGTTTCCGAGGCCGCCGAGAAGCTGCATACCTCGCAGCCGGGCATTTCCAAGCAGATCCGCCTGCTGGAGGACGAACTGGGCATCCAGGTGTTCATCCGCAACGGCAAGCGGGTGGTGTCGGTATCCGAGCCGGGCAAGGAAGTGCTGCGCATCTCCGAGCGCATCCTGCGCGAGGCGCAGAACCTGAAACGGGTCGGCGACGAGTTCTCCCGCGAGTCTGAAGGCGCGCTGACCATCGCCACCACCCACACCCAGGCCCGCTACGCGCTGCCGCAGGCGATCGCCGAATTCGTGCGCCGCTACCCCAAGGTGCGGCTGTCGCTGAAGCAGGGCAGCCCGACGCAGATCTGCGACATGGTGGTGTCCGGCGAGGCCGATCTCGCCATCGCCACCGAGGGCATCGCGCTGTACAAGGAGCTGGCGACGCTGCCTTGCTACGAATGGAACCGCTCGCTGGTGGTGCCCAAGGGCCACCCGCTGGCCGCGCTGGAACGCGAAATCACCCTGGCGGACATCGCTCAATACCCGATCGTCACCTACGACTTCGCCTTCGCCGGCCGCTCCAAGATCAACAAGTCGTTCGCCGAACAGGGCCTGACGCCCAACGTGGTGCTGACCGCGATCGACACCGACGTGATCAAGACCTATGTCTCGCTGGGGCTGGGCATCGGCATCATCGCCAGCATGGCCTTCGAGCCGGAGCGCGACCACAACCTGACGGCGATCGACGCCGGCCACCTGTTCGAGCCGTCCACCACCAAGATCGGCATCCGCAAGGACGCCTACCTGCGCGGCTTCGCCTACACCTTCATCGAGCTGTTCGCGCCGCATCTGCACCGCCGCGAGGTAGACTCGGCGCTGCTGGCGCACGATGTCGACGACGAGGAATGAGCGCCCGCCGCGGATATCGTGATTCGGCGGGAACCTGGAGGGCCCGGCAAAGCCGGGCCTTTTCACTCTTGCAGCCCGTTCCGCAGCCTGCCGTTGAAATCCCCATCCCCCCGCCCTTGCCCTGCAAGGAGGCCTCGCTTAGCTCGCTCGAATCCGACACGCAAACGCCCCGGACCTGCCGGGGCGTTTTCTTTGGGCTTGCGGACTCGCGCTTACAGCGTCAAACCGCCGGTCACCTCGATGGCGGCGCCGTTGATGTAGCTGGCCTCGTCCGACGCCAGGAAGGCGTAGACGTTGGCGATCTCGGCCGGATCGGCCATCCGGCGCATCGGCACCTTGTCTTCCATCGCCTGCAGCACTTTTTCCGGCATGGCCTTCAGGATGGGGGTGGCGACGAAGCCCGGACACACCGCGTTGGCGCGGATGCCCTTCTTGCCCAATTCCTTGGCCCAGGTCTTGACGAAGCCGATCACGCCGAACTTGGCCGCCGCGTAGTTGGTCTGGCCGAAATTGCCGTAAACGCCCACCACCGACGAGGCGTTGAGGATCACGCCGCCGCCCTGCTCCACCATAGTATCCACCACGGCGCGGGCACAGTTGTAAACGCCCTTCAGGTTGATGTCGATCACCTTGTCGAACTGGTCTTCGCTCATCTTGATCAGCTGGGCATCCTGGACGATGCCGGCGTTGTTGACCAGCACGTCGATGCGGCCGCAACGGTTCTTCAGGTCGGCCACCATCTCGGCGATCTGGCCCTTGTCAGTCACATCCACCTTGTAGCCGTAAGCTTCTCCGCCCAGGGCTTTCAGTTCGTCGACGACGGTTTTGACCGCGTCCGGGTTCAGGTCGCACACCGCGACGATGGCGCCCTCCTTGACGAACTTCTCCGCCGTCGCCTTGCCGATGCCGCTGGCCGAGCCGGTGATGATGGATACTTTCCCTTTCAAACGCATGTGATTTCCTTCTATCTCTCTGGCTTGCAGATCTCATCAGGTCACCAGGACGGATGAGCCCGGATGTCTCCATCATCGGCCTTCCCGGCCGGTTCCCCGATTATTGTTGTCTTTCCGCGGAGCGCGGATATGAAAAGCGGGAGTTTGTGCACCGCAATATAGCGCACGCCCTCCCGCCGGTAAAGTTACGGCCTGTGACAGACCGTATCCGTATGACCGTTGATTACTCCAGGCCCTTGCTGGCCAGGTAGTCTTCGTAGTTGCCGGTGTAGTAGTCGTAACCGCCCTTGCCGTCCAGCTCCAGCACGTGGGTGGCCAGGGAGCTCACGAACTGGCGATCGTGCGATACGAAGATCAGCGTGCCCTTGTACTTCTCCAGCGCCATGTTCAAGGATTCGATCGATTCCATGTCCATGTGGTTGGTCGGCTCGTCCATGATCATCACATTGGGCTTCTGCAGGATCAGCTTGCCGTACAGCATGCGGCCCTTCTCGCCGCCGGACAGCACGCGCACCGGCTTGCCCACCTCGTCGCCGCCGAACAAGAGACGGCCCAGCGTGCCGCGGATCACCTGCTCATCGTCGCCTTCCTGGCCCCATTCGCGCATCCACTCAGTCAGCGTGGCGTCGCTGTCGAAGTCGGCCTCGTGATCCTGGGCGAAGTAGCCGATCTGCGCCTTCTCCGCCCACTTGATCGTGCCGCGATCGGCGGTCAGGCCTTCGGCGTAAGCCGGCTCGAACGCGCCGGCCAGCAGCTTGATCAGCGAGGTCTTGCCCGCGCCGTTGGGGCCGATGATGGCCAGGCGCGCGCCGGCTTCCAGGATCAGGTTCAGATCCTTGAACAGCACCTTGTTGTCGTAAGCCTTGCTCAGGCCTTCCACCTCCACCGCCTGGCGGTGCAGCTTGAACTTGTCGTCCATCTCGAAGCGGATGAACGGGTTCTGGCGGCTGGACGGCTTCACTTCCACCATCTCGGACTTCAGCTTGTCCACCTGCTTCAGGCGGGAAGTCGCCTGGCGGGCCTTGGACTTGTTGGCGGAGAAGCGGGCCACGAACTCCTGCAGCTCCTGAATGCGCTCCTTGGCCTTGCTGTTGGACGACAGCTGACGCTCGCGGGCCTGGGCCGACGCGATCATGTAGTCGTCGTAATTGCCCGGGTAAATGCGGATGGTGTTGTAGTCCAGATCCGCCATGTGGGTGCAGACCGAATTCAGGAAGTGGCGGTCGTGCGAGATGATGATCATGGTGGAGTTGCGCTCGTTCAGCACGTGCTCCAGCCAGCGGATGGTGTTGATGTCCAGGTTGTTGGTCGGCTCGTCGAGCAGCAGGATGTCCGGGTTGGAGAACAGCGCCTGCGCCAGCAGCACCCGCAGCTTCCAGCCCGGGGCGACTTCGCTCATCGGACCGAAATGCTGCTCGACCGGAATGCCGACGCCCATCAGCAGCTCGCCGGCGCGCGCTTCGGCGGTGTAGCCGTCGTACTCGGCGAACTTGGCCTCCAGATCGGCCGCGCGCATGTAGTCGTCTTCGGTGGCTTCCAGATTGGCGTAGATGGCGTCGCGTTCGCTCATCGCCGCCCACATCTCGGTATGGCCCATCATCACCACGTCGATGACGCGCTGGTCTTCATAGCCGAACTGGTCCTGGCGCAGCTTACCCAGGCGCAGGCCGTTCTCGATGGCGACTTCGCCCGCGGTCTGCTCCAGGTCGCCACCCAGGATTTTCATGAAAGTGGATTTGCCGGAACCGTTGGCGCCGATCAGGCCGTAACGGTTGCCTTCGCCGAATTTGACGCTAACCTTCTCGAACAGAGGTTTCACGCCAAACTGCATGGTAATGTTGCTTGTGGTAATCACGCTTGAGGATCCTTCAGCCAGAGCCGTAAGTATCGGAAAAACGTAGGATTCTATCACAATGAGGACCGTTCCCCGAAGCCTTGCGGGGGCCTGGCTCACGAACTTTTGCCAGCCAGACGAATTCCGATACAATCGTAAACCTTGTAAATCCTTATTCCAGATAGGCAAAACTATGCTTACCGGCAGCTTGGTAGCGCTCGTAACACCGATGTCGAACGATGGGGCGGTGGATTTTGCGGCGTTGCAACGATTGGTTGAGTTCCACATCGAAAACGGCACCGCCGGCATCGTCGCCGTCGGCACCACCGGCGAATCAGCCACCCTGTCGGTGGAAGAGCACATCGCCGTGGTGAAAGCGGTGGTCGACTACGCCAAGGGCCGGGTCAAGGTAATCGCCGGCGCAGGCGGCAACGCCACCAGCGAGGCGATCGAGCTGGGCAGGCTGTCGGCCGAGGTCGGCGCCGACATGGTGCTGTCGGTGGTGCCCTACTACAACAAGCCCACCCAGGAAGGCATCTACCAGCACTTCAAGGCCATCGCCGACGCAAGCCCGCTGCCGGTCATCCTTTATAATGTGCCCGGCCGCACCGTGGCCGACATGAGCAACGACACCGCGCTGCGCCTGGCTGCTCATCCGAACATCGTCGGCCTGAAGGACGCCACCGGCGACATCGGCCGCGCCTGCGATCTGGCGCTGCGCGCGCCGGAAGGCTTCGCGCTGTACTCGGGCGACGACGCCACCGGCATGGCCTTCATGCTGTGCGGCGGCCATGGCGTGATCTCGGTCACCGCCAATATCGCGCCCAAACAAATGAGCGAGCTGTGCGCGGCCGCCACCTCCGGCGACGCCCGCAAGGCCCGCTCGATCAACGACAAGCTGCAGGGCCTGCACAAGCAGCTGTTCGTCGAACCCAACCCTATCCCGGCCAAGTGGGCGCTGGAGCGGATGCAGCGCATCCCCGCCGGCATCCGCCTGCCGCTGACCCCGCTGAGCGCCGTCTCCCGCCCCCTGGTGGAAGCGGCGCTGAAACAAGCCGAAGTCATTTGATTCACCCCCGAAAGATGGGAGTACGCATGAAACGAAGCGCGTCCGTCGCGATTCTGCTGGCAAGCGGCGTTCTGGCCGCCTGCAGCACCCAGCAACCGCTCAGCAAGCCTCTGGACTACAAGTCCGACGCTCCGAAAACCACCGCCAACAGCCTGGAAGTGCCGCCGGACCTGACCGCGCCGCAGGTGCAGAACAAGTACAACCTGCCCGGCGGC
This genomic window from Chromobacterium violaceum ATCC 12472 contains:
- a CDS encoding OmpA family protein; protein product: MTKQLKLSALVAALLVSASAFAAKPGYAVDQSTDAVTRNSYGECWKTTYFDKAKDGLVECGDREAAKPVAEAPKPALVSVKEKVTLSAKVLFDFNKSVLRADAKNELDPLVAKLKAHAGKGYLNGVEVDGYTDFMGSDKLNNALSQNRADAVKAYFVNAGVPAEKVTSIGKGKAEAKMTEECKAKFPKYAKNKKQNAEIKACIESDRRVEVTIDAVKESVVEKSGN
- a CDS encoding DUF934 domain-containing protein; its protein translation is MPQFIKDGRLQADAWRLLRPDESGALPAADPSEDVIVPLASWLADADGWRARAGGVGVCLSPDDDPAKLQPYLAELALIAVDFPAFTDGRGYSLARLLRERYDYAGELRAVGDVWADLIRPLWQVGFDAFLVKDGKSLNDGDYYNTFSESYQVTYRQPLPLFRRRVTRP
- a CDS encoding nitrite/sulfite reductase — its product is MYRYDEVDHRLVRERVVQFRDQTRRFLAGELSEDEFRPLRLMNGLYIQRHAPMLRVAIPYGHLRSEQLRKLADIARRYDKGYGHFTTRQNIQFNWPELDKVPDILEELSTVEMHAIQTSGNCVRNTTTDAFAGVAADQLFDPRPYCEIIRQWSTMHPEFSFLPRKFKIAVSGSIEDRAATMVHDIGLHVSRNETGEAGFKVIVGGGLGRTPMVGEVIREFLPRQHLLTYLDAVLRVYNRFGRRDNKYKARIKILVKAMTRDGFAAKVEDEWSHLKDGPATLRDEDVAHYASFFADPDYPALADDPAELTGPLAEDKAFARWFERNTRAHRRPGYRSVVLSLKESGAPPGDITSEQMEAAADWADRFGFGELRVAHEQNLVLPDVAQKDLYALWQAARSQRMATPNIGLLTDIISCPGGDFCSLANARSIPVANAIQQTFDDLDYLYDLGDIACNFSGCMNACGHHHIGNIGILGVDKNGEEWYQITLGGSQGSDTTIGKVIGPSFAQADVPVAFSKIMQVYIERRLDGERFIETLRRIGAEPFKERVYAPVH
- a CDS encoding phosphoadenylyl-sulfate reductase is translated as MSLESKLAATTALLQTIAAEHPDAVLANSYGAEDMVLTDLIARLGLPLESFSLDTGRLPAETYELMQQVAERYPGHPVRMYFPDTAATEQYVNFHGINGFYRSVELRKSCCAVRKLEPLKRALAGRSAWITGLRRQQSPTRQDLADREYDADNGLVKFSPLLEWTEAEVWQYLKENQVPYNALHDRHYPSIGCAPCTRAISVGEDVRAGRWWWENPETKECGLHAKSSPLQRPV
- the cysB gene encoding HTH-type transcriptional regulator CysB codes for the protein MKLQQLRYLVEVAKQGLNVSEAAEKLHTSQPGISKQIRLLEDELGIQVFIRNGKRVVSVSEPGKEVLRISERILREAQNLKRVGDEFSRESEGALTIATTHTQARYALPQAIAEFVRRYPKVRLSLKQGSPTQICDMVVSGEADLAIATEGIALYKELATLPCYEWNRSLVVPKGHPLAALEREITLADIAQYPIVTYDFAFAGRSKINKSFAEQGLTPNVVLTAIDTDVIKTYVSLGLGIGIIASMAFEPERDHNLTAIDAGHLFEPSTTKIGIRKDAYLRGFAYTFIELFAPHLHRREVDSALLAHDVDDEE
- the fabG gene encoding 3-oxoacyl-ACP reductase FabG, which produces MRLKGKVSIITGSASGIGKATAEKFVKEGAIVAVCDLNPDAVKTVVDELKALGGEAYGYKVDVTDKGQIAEMVADLKNRCGRIDVLVNNAGIVQDAQLIKMSEDQFDKVIDINLKGVYNCARAVVDTMVEQGGGVILNASSVVGVYGNFGQTNYAAAKFGVIGFVKTWAKELGKKGIRANAVCPGFVATPILKAMPEKVLQAMEDKVPMRRMADPAEIANVYAFLASDEASYINGAAIEVTGGLTL
- a CDS encoding ABC-F family ATPase codes for the protein MITTSNITMQFGVKPLFEKVSVKFGEGNRYGLIGANGSGKSTFMKILGGDLEQTAGEVAIENGLRLGKLRQDQFGYEDQRVIDVVMMGHTEMWAAMSERDAIYANLEATEDDYMRAADLEAKFAEYDGYTAEARAGELLMGVGIPVEQHFGPMSEVAPGWKLRVLLAQALFSNPDILLLDEPTNNLDINTIRWLEHVLNERNSTMIIISHDRHFLNSVCTHMADLDYNTIRIYPGNYDDYMIASAQARERQLSSNSKAKERIQELQEFVARFSANKSKARQATSRLKQVDKLKSEMVEVKPSSRQNPFIRFEMDDKFKLHRQAVEVEGLSKAYDNKVLFKDLNLILEAGARLAIIGPNGAGKTSLIKLLAGAFEPAYAEGLTADRGTIKWAEKAQIGYFAQDHEADFDSDATLTEWMREWGQEGDDEQVIRGTLGRLLFGGDEVGKPVRVLSGGEKGRMLYGKLILQKPNVMIMDEPTNHMDMESIESLNMALEKYKGTLIFVSHDRQFVSSLATHVLELDGKGGYDYYTGNYEDYLASKGLE
- the dapA gene encoding 4-hydroxy-tetrahydrodipicolinate synthase encodes the protein MLTGSLVALVTPMSNDGAVDFAALQRLVEFHIENGTAGIVAVGTTGESATLSVEEHIAVVKAVVDYAKGRVKVIAGAGGNATSEAIELGRLSAEVGADMVLSVVPYYNKPTQEGIYQHFKAIADASPLPVILYNVPGRTVADMSNDTALRLAAHPNIVGLKDATGDIGRACDLALRAPEGFALYSGDDATGMAFMLCGGHGVISVTANIAPKQMSELCAAATSGDARKARSINDKLQGLHKQLFVEPNPIPAKWALERMQRIPAGIRLPLTPLSAVSRPLVEAALKQAEVI